A genomic window from Lutra lutra chromosome 17, mLutLut1.2, whole genome shotgun sequence includes:
- the PTGIR gene encoding prostacyclin receptor, producing MADSCRNLTYVRDSVGPATSTLMFVAGVVGNGLALGILGVRRRSRPSAFAVLVTGLAVTDLLGTCFLSPAVFVAYARNSSLLGLAWGRPALCDAFAFAMTFFGLASMLILFAMAVERCLALSHPYVYTQLDGPRCARLALPAIYAFCGLFCALPLMGLGQHQQYCPGSWCFIRMRSTEAGGRAFSLAYASLMALLVAAIVLCNSSVTLSLCRMHRQQMRHQGPPVPGPRAGEDEVDYLILLALMTVIMAVCSLPLTIRGFTQAIAPDSSEMGDLRAFRFNAFNPILDPWVFILFRKAVFQRLRLWFCCLGPRPTHGNSQAPLSRSVSGRKDSRAPATPRGKEGSRVPLSAWGEGPGTLGPQVQRAGSTVGTSTKMGSAAGCSLC from the exons ATGGCCGACTCGTGCAGGAACCTCACCTACGTGCGGGACTCGGTGGGCCCGGCCACCAGCACCCTGATGTTCGTGGCGGGCGTGGTGGGCAACGGGCTGGCCCTGGGCATCTTGGGGGTGCGGCGACGCTCACGTCCCTCAGCCTTTGCTGTGCTGGTCACTGGGCTGGCGGTCACCGACCTGCTGGGCACTTGCTTCCTGAGCCCGGCCGTGTTCGTGGCCTACGCCCGCAACAGCTCActgctgggcctggcctggggccgGCCCGCCCTGTGCGACGCCTTCGCCTTCGCCATGACCTTCTTCGGCCTGGCCTCCATGCTCATCCTCTTCGCCATGGCCGTGGAGCGCTGTCTGGCGCTCAGCCACCCCTACGTGTACACCCAGCTGGATGGGCCGCGCTGTGCCCGCCTGGCCCTGCCTGCCATCTATGCCTTCTGCGGCCTCTTCTGCGCGCTGCCCCTGATGGGCCTGGGCCAGCACCAGCAGTACTGCCCGGGAAGCTGGTGCTTCATCCGCATGCGCTCCACGGAGGCCGGTGGCCGCGCCTTCTCACTGGCCTATGCCAGCCTCATGGCCCTTCTGGTGGCTGCCATCGTGTTGTGCAACAGCTCCGTCACCCTGAGCCTCTGTCGCATGCACCGCCAGCAGATGCGCCACCAGGGCCCCCCGGTCCCCGGGCCCCGGGCGGGAGAGGACGAGGTGGACTACCTCATTCTGCTGGCCCTCATGACTGTCATCATGGCCGTGTGCTCCCTGCCCCTCACG ATCCGAGGCTTCACTCAGGCCATCGCCCCAGACAGCAGCGAGATGGGGGACCTCCGTGCCTTCCGATTCAACGCCTTCAACCCCATCCTGGACCCCTGGGTCTTCATCCTCTTCCGCAAGGCTGTCTTCCAGAGGCTCAGGCTGTGGTTCTGCTGCCTGGGTCCCAGGCCTACCCACGGCAACTCGCAGGCACCCCTCTCCCGGTCCGTCTCTGGGAGGAAGGACTCAAGGGCTCCCGCCACTcccagggggaaggaggggagccgGGTACCTTTGTCAGCCTGGGGCGAGGGGCCGGGGACACTCGGGCCCCAGGTGCAGCGAGCTGGCAGCACTGTGGGTACATCAACCAAAATGGGGTCCGCAGccggctgctccctctgctga